The Pseudobacteriovorax antillogorgiicola nucleotide sequence TCGGTATTGGCCGAACCTAAATAGCAGCCTTGCAGGTGACAAGTTTGAACTTGCAGACGGTGAGATACATAAAGCACATGATCAGGGCCTATTCGCCAATGTATCCATAGGATGCAAATTTTAAGGAGTTTCCCATGAATCGTCGCCAATTCTTTACATCTAGTTTCGCTGCTCCCATGTTGATGTCTGTTTCTGCAACATCGGCCTGTGCCTCCACTCAAAGTAGGGGACTAGAAGTCCACAAAAATCTGCTTGAGCAAATTTTAAGCTTGGCAATGACATCGACAAACCCACACAACACTCAAGCTTGGATATTTCATAAAGTGGGAGTAAACAAAGTTACGATCGCCCTAGATTCATCACGGTTTCTACCACATACCGACCCTATCCAACGCCAGATAATGATCGGTTTTGGCTGCATGCTGAAGACTTTAGAATACGCTGCTAACTGCTACGGATACAAAGCCAACTTTGAAGAACTAGACGTTGACGATTTTCGCACTGGAAAACCCATCGTCGGGCTAACTTTAGAACCCTCAGAGCAAGCACCGCCAGAACTTATGATGGCTCTTCTTTCACGGCGAACCATACGAACCCATTACAAACTTGAGGCCATTCCAGAAAATATTAAACGCAAAATCTCTAGCCTAAACCCTAGCAATAGCGCTATGGAAATTAGCTGGCTACCAACGAAGGATAATGGGATTTTACGCAAGGAGTGTTTTCGTGCTATGGAAATAGAAACCAATCTGAAGAAGAAACATGGTGAATCCCTCAAATGGTTTCGATTTACCATGAGTGAGATAGAAAAACATCGGGACGGAATTTCACTCTATACGAGTATGTCAGAATTAAAAGCTTGGTTCGCCGGTCTTTTTATCATTAGTCGAGATAACTGGTATGAGCAAGACACGATCAAAAGCAGTCTTGATCACTTCAGAGATCAGCTCGAACAAACCCCACAATTTGTGAGTATCTCAACCCCTAACCAGAACTTCCGCGATTGGATTAAAGCAGGAAAACTCTACCAAGACTTTCAGCTTGAAGCGCAAAAACATGGTCTATATCTTCATCCATTGAGCCAAATTCTTCAGGAATACGACGAAATGCAAGGTCTTCAGAGAGCTTTTAACAAGAGATTAGCAGTCAAACAAGGCCATAAAATACAGATGCTTCTAAGGGTTGGAAAACCAATTCATATGGATGGCAGACACTCACCCCGCCGCGATGTTAAGGAACTGCTACGTGGTTAACGATATGACCAAAGAGCGCAATAAGGAAAAGACAAAGCAGGCCTTAATCACTACAACTCTTGAGATCTTGGCTGAGGACGGTTTTGCAAACTTAGGTGTCAATGAGATTGCAAGGCGATCAGGGGTTAACAAAGCTCTTATTTATCGCTACTTTAAAAGTTATAAAGGCCTCCTTGAAGCCGTTGCTAAAAGTGGCGACTTATTCCCTAGCTCTCATGAGATCTTAGACGGGATTGATCTCAATGAAAGTTCGGCTGCAATTGCCTCACAAATTTTTAGGAACTACATTACGGGGATAAGAAATAGGCCTATCGCTCAAAAAATCATGGCTTGGGAACTGAATCAGAATAACAAGATTACTGAGATACTAGCGGACGCACGAGAGGCAGTAAGCCAAGATATATTCCATTTTCTCGCCCCAAAACTCCCTGAACTAAAGGAACCTGAGAAAATTCATTACACGACAGCTATCGTTGGCTCAGGCTTGCTTCATTTATGTCTAAGATCAATATCAGCAAGTCACTGGGATGGCGTTCACTTAAGGGACGAGAAGGAGTGGCAGCGGTTGTTTGCAGCAGTTGAACAGATATTTCAGATTCTTTAAAACAGCTACTCCCAATGGTATCGACTGTAATCACCACACTGATAGGACGCCATACTTATCATATGAGAGACTCCAGCTTTTACAGTTATGACATAATTTCAATACTTTACATTGCAATCCCAGCCTCACGAACATAGCCTTATCCCCCGGGCCAATGGTTTTCCAGCAATTGCCTTGCTCTGCCTGAAAGGACCGTCTATAAGGATGGGTCACAAGGGAGGGAAAGATTTTGAAATTCACAGACTTAGATAGGCACATGCGCATCTATGAAACGGCTCACGATCATTGTGCGTTGCCAGGAATTTACTTGGTAGCTCGGATTGACGGCCGCTGCTTCTCACGTCTGACGAAGGAAATTCATGACTTCAAAGCACCTTATGACGAACGGTTTCGGGATTACATGATCGAAACCATCGAGCATCTGATGCAGTGTGGATTTCGTGTTATCTTCGCCTACTCCCAGAGCGATGAAATTAACTTGCTGATGCACCCCCAGGAATCTTCGTTTTCGAGGAAGCTTCGAAAGTATAATTCGGTCCTTGCTGCCGAAGCCAGCGCTCGGTTCAGCCTAAGTTTTGGTCACCTGGCAACATTTGACTGCCGTATCAGTCAACTGCCTCAGGTTGATGATGTCATTCGTTACTTTCGCTGGCGGCAGGACGATGCTCATCGAAATGCCTTGAATGGCCATTGCTACTGGTTTCATCGTAAGCAAGGGCTTTCCGATCAGGAAGCGCATCAGAAGCTGATGGGTGTGAGCAACAGCGAGAAAAACGAATTTCTTTTCACTGAGGCCGGCATAAACTTCAACGAGATACCCACTTGGGAACGCCGTGGTTTTAGTCTCTACTGGCAAGATCAAGTCCGGCTTGGTACCAACCCCAAAACCGGCGAATCTCAAGAATCGAAGCGCCAGGTATTGAAGGTCGACCTTGAGCTGCCGATGAAGCATGGCTTTGAATTGATGGTCAGAAACATTCTTGAGGCTCAGTTGTGAGAGTCTATTTTGATGCCAATGTGATGTTTGCCGCTGCCTACAACCCCAGAGGAACCCCTCGCCAGGTGATTGATAAGGTTCTCCAGCAAGGCTGGCTAGCAATCACCTCCGATTACGCTTGGGCTG carries:
- a CDS encoding TetR/AcrR family transcriptional regulator produces the protein MVNDMTKERNKEKTKQALITTTLEILAEDGFANLGVNEIARRSGVNKALIYRYFKSYKGLLEAVAKSGDLFPSSHEILDGIDLNESSAAIASQIFRNYITGIRNRPIAQKIMAWELNQNNKITEILADAREAVSQDIFHFLAPKLPELKEPEKIHYTTAIVGSGLLHLCLRSISASHWDGVHLRDEKEWQRLFAAVEQIFQIL
- a CDS encoding tRNA(His) guanylyltransferase Thg1 family protein; amino-acid sequence: MKFTDLDRHMRIYETAHDHCALPGIYLVARIDGRCFSRLTKEIHDFKAPYDERFRDYMIETIEHLMQCGFRVIFAYSQSDEINLLMHPQESSFSRKLRKYNSVLAAEASARFSLSFGHLATFDCRISQLPQVDDVIRYFRWRQDDAHRNALNGHCYWFHRKQGLSDQEAHQKLMGVSNSEKNEFLFTEAGINFNEIPTWERRGFSLYWQDQVRLGTNPKTGESQESKRQVLKVDLELPMKHGFELMVRNILEAQL